One window from the genome of Saprospiraceae bacterium encodes:
- a CDS encoding superoxide dismutase yields the protein MPFLLPELPYPHQALEPHIDTRTMEIHHGKHHAAYTNNLNAAIKDKPQENQSIEEILRTLDMSNMPLRNNGGGYYNHCMFWEMMSPHGGGNPNGSFSEAINRDFTSLEAFKEKFAQAAIGRFGSGWAWLCVHPGGKLEICSTPNQDNPLMPNTGCGGMPVIGLDVWEHAYYLLYQNRRPDYISGFFNVINWEYAEKRYNQFK from the coding sequence AGCCGCATATTGATACCAGAACCATGGAAATTCATCATGGGAAGCATCATGCAGCCTATACCAATAACCTCAATGCTGCAATAAAGGATAAGCCGCAGGAAAACCAAAGTATTGAGGAAATTTTACGAACCCTGGACATGAGCAATATGCCCCTTCGAAATAATGGAGGTGGTTATTACAACCATTGTATGTTTTGGGAAATGATGTCTCCACATGGTGGTGGAAATCCAAACGGTTCATTTAGTGAAGCAATTAACCGTGATTTTACATCGCTTGAAGCTTTCAAAGAAAAATTTGCACAAGCTGCCATCGGCAGATTTGGTTCAGGTTGGGCTTGGCTGTGTGTGCATCCTGGTGGTAAACTTGAAATTTGTTCAACCCCTAATCAGGACAATCCTCTAATGCCAAACACTGGGTGTGGTGGAATGCCTGTCATTGGATTGGATGTATGGGAACATGCATATTATTTATTATATCAAAACCGTCGTCCAGATTACATTTCTGGATTCTTTAATGTCATAAATTGGGAGTACGCAGAAAAACGCTACAATCAATTTAAATAA